The window AATGTGCAACAACTGGCCGCGCGCAAAGCATCCGCGCATGGCGGAGGCTAAATGTAGTCCAACAGGGAGACCTTCATGATCTGTGCCGCAGCGGCCAGTGTCATCTCGTAGAAGGTCTGGACGCGCGCCAGTTCGGTGGCGACTTCGGCCACGTCCGCCGATTGCAGGCTCGTGGCCTGATATTCAGCGCCTTCCTTCATGATGGCCAGGTTGTCGGCCAGGGTCTCCAGGGCCTGCTGCTTGGCGCCGACGGAGGTCAGACTGGTCAGGATCGTCTCATGCACTTCATCGAGGGCGGCCAGGGCCTGCGTGATCTGCTGGGTCTGCTCGGTCCGGCTCAGGCCCCGGGTATTGGCCAGGGCGTCGCGAGCGGCGATCAGGGTCTCGAAGATATCATGCGTGCCTGCCACGCTGACGGCCTCGGTGCCGGTGCGGGCGATGTTCGTCGTGTCGACAAAGAGCCCGCGTCCGCTGACGGAGTCGACGACGCTCTGATTGTCGGCGAAGTTCGTCAGGGGGGTCGAGGAGGCTCCGCCGTCAATGCTCATCGTGCCGGTGGCCTGCAGAGAAACGCTGATGGTGCCGGCCAGGTCCGCATCGAAACCCGTTGTGTCGACATGCACGACATCGCCCTGGGCGTTGACCAGGCGCACGCTGGCGTCGGTGGCGGCGTCAAATGCGACAGCCGGTCCGCCGTCGAGCGACAGCGTACGCGCATCGGCGTCGACCGTGATGGTATGGCCGCTGCCGAGGATGGTGTCTCCGGTTGGCGATTCGGCAGCCGCGGCCAGACCGGAAGCCCCGCCGTACGTGGTGACGGCGTGGGAGAAGGTCAGCCAGGCGCTGCCGGTGATGCTGCTGGTGGCACTGCCGGCGGCGGCGCCGGTTGAGCCGCTGAAGATCGGGCTCTCGCGCTGCTGCGTCTGGAAGACGTTGGCGCCGATGAGGGTGTGGGACTGCCCGACGCCCGAGGCAACCCCCACTTGCGGCATGGTCATGCTGCCGCAATAGCTGACGGAAGTGATCTTTCCGTCGACGCGCGTGACGGCGTAAGGGGCGCTGGACATGCTGGAGCCGCCGAAGAGGTAGCCCTGGGCGCTCTTGGTGTTGGCCAGCGAGACGATCTGTTCCAGCAGAACGTCCATCGCCTCGGATGCCGGGAGGCGGTCTTTCTCGATGAAGGTTTCGCTGGCGGCCTGCGAGAGCGTCTGCCGGGCCTGGATCAGGCCGTCCGAGGCGCTCTGGATCGCGGTGGAGATTTCGCTGAGGTTCTGATTGACCATGCCGAGGTTGCGCACAAAGGTCTCGATGCCCCCGACGCGCTGGCGGAAGCTCAGGATCATCGCCGCATCGGCCGGGCTGTCGCTGGCGCGGTTGACGCGTTGACCGGTCGCCACTTGCTCCTGCAGGCGCGCCAGTTGATTCATCCCCGATCGCAGCGATGTCAGCACCGAGTTGTAGATCCGGTTGGTTCCGCTCATAGCACGTCCATCAGGAATGACAGCGCCTTATCCTGTGCAGCGATAAATTTCGAAACGGCCTGGTACATCCGCTGGAACATCAGCATCTTGGCGGCCTCTTCGTTGACGTCGACGCCGCTGACGCCTTCGCGCTGATCCGCCAGAAGGCCCACCACCTGCGCCAGACTCTTCTGGG is drawn from Planctomycetaceae bacterium and contains these coding sequences:
- the flgL gene encoding flagellar hook-associated protein FlgL is translated as MSGTNRIYNSVLTSLRSGMNQLARLQEQVATGQRVNRASDSPADAAMILSFRQRVGGIETFVRNLGMVNQNLSEISTAIQSASDGLIQARQTLSQAASETFIEKDRLPASEAMDVLLEQIVSLANTKSAQGYLFGGSSMSSAPYAVTRVDGKITSVSYCGSMTMPQVGVASGVGQSHTLIGANVFQTQQRESPIFSGSTGAAAGSATSSITGSAWLTFSHAVTTYGGASGLAAAAESPTGDTILGSGHTITVDADARTLSLDGGPAVAFDAATDASVRLVNAQGDVVHVDTTGFDADLAGTISVSLQATGTMSIDGGASSTPLTNFADNQSVVDSVSGRGLFVDTTNIARTGTEAVSVAGTHDIFETLIAARDALANTRGLSRTEQTQQITQALAALDEVHETILTSLTSVGAKQQALETLADNLAIMKEGAEYQATSLQSADVAEVATELARVQTFYEMTLAAAAQIMKVSLLDYI